The genome window TAACCCGCTTCGATACCGCTGGGTTCGAAACCACGATTGCCGCGGAAGTCAAGGGTTTCATGCCGGACGAGATCCTCGGCAAGAAGGACTACCGGCGGATGGACCGCTATTGCCAGTTCGGCGTCGCAGCCGCAATGGCCGCAGCCGAAAACGCGTGTTTCACAACTGGCGCGCCCGATCCGTATCGCACGGGGGCGCTCATTGCAACTGGAATGGGCGCGATCGAGACTATCGAAACCGGCATGGAAACGCTGCTCG of Thermomicrobiales bacterium contains these proteins:
- a CDS encoding beta-ketoacyl synthase N-terminal-like domain-containing protein, encoding MTNSTQRRSVVITGVSAISPVGLDAETTWRHLLAGVSGVGPITRFDTAGFETTIAAEVKGFMPDEILGKKDYRRMDRYCQFGVAAAMAAAENACFTTGAPDPYRTGALIATGMGAIETIETGMETLL